From one Pedosphaera parvula Ellin514 genomic stretch:
- a CDS encoding DUF4339 domain-containing protein — MYKIIGANQTEYGPISVDQLRQWITEGRVNAQTLAQAEGETGWKPISQYPEFAGSFATTPP, encoded by the coding sequence ATGTATAAAATCATTGGAGCAAATCAGACGGAATACGGACCGATCTCAGTCGATCAACTTCGCCAGTGGATCACTGAGGGGCGCGTCAACGCTCAAACCCTGGCGCAGGCGGAGGGGGAAACCGGTTGGAAACCGATCTCTCAGTATCCTGAATTTGCTGGCAGCTTTGCCACCACACCTCC
- a CDS encoding DUF4339 domain-containing protein: MYRIIGANHVEYGPLTAEQLRQYILEGRADANTQAKFEGTENWKPLGTFPEFAAALNPAPAGYASSPPPAPGSLPAKTNGMAITSLIFGILSLLIGWACCGPLLSLLGIIFGIIGISQTNKSSGTQTGKGMAITGIVLSILGLIISVIIIVIFGLVGALRDSMH, encoded by the coding sequence ATGTATAGAATCATCGGCGCAAATCATGTGGAATACGGCCCCCTGACCGCGGAACAACTGCGTCAATACATCCTCGAAGGCCGGGCCGATGCCAACACTCAGGCGAAATTCGAAGGCACTGAAAACTGGAAACCCCTGGGCACCTTTCCCGAATTTGCCGCCGCGCTCAACCCCGCTCCTGCCGGTTACGCCTCGAGCCCTCCTCCCGCTCCGGGCAGCCTGCCAGCCAAAACCAACGGCATGGCAATCACAAGTTTGATCTTTGGCATCCTCTCGCTCCTGATTGGTTGGGCCTGCTGCGGTCCCCTGCTCTCCCTGCTCGGCATTATTTTTGGCATCATTGGAATTTCCCAAACCAACAAAAGCTCGGGCACTCAAACCGGCAAGGGCATGGCCATCACCGGGATCGTTCTCTCGATCCTTGGCTTGATAATTTCGGTCATCATCATCGTGATTTTTGGTTTGGTGGGCGCCCTCCGCGATTCAATGCATTAA
- a CDS encoding DUF4190 domain-containing protein — protein MYKIIGIDQKEYGPISAEELRRWISEGRVNARTMVQPAGSSGWIQLGTLREFSTSFFPPPTFTTPYSYSGGGTNSMATAGLVCGILGLLCCCFGPLFSILGLVFSWIALNQINHDPLQRGRSIAIAGLVLSILGLIGLVFSLLAGIVSSSFQMFHAHV, from the coding sequence ATGTATAAAATCATCGGGATAGATCAAAAGGAGTATGGACCGATCAGCGCAGAGGAATTACGCCGCTGGATCTCGGAGGGCCGCGTCAATGCCCGCACCATGGTCCAGCCGGCCGGCAGTTCAGGCTGGATACAACTTGGCACGCTCCGGGAATTCTCCACCTCCTTTTTCCCACCGCCGACCTTTACCACTCCTTACAGCTACTCCGGAGGTGGCACCAACAGCATGGCCACCGCAGGTCTGGTCTGTGGAATCCTCGGTTTACTGTGCTGCTGTTTCGGTCCGCTATTCTCAATCCTGGGATTGGTTTTCTCATGGATCGCTCTCAACCAAATAAACCATGATCCACTGCAGCGTGGCCGAAGCATCGCGATTGCCGGCTTGGTCCTCTCCATCCTAGGCTTGATCGGCCTCGTTTTTTCCCTGCTGGCCGGCATTGTGAGTTCGTCATTTCAAATGTTTCACGCCCACGTATGA
- a CDS encoding DUF4190 domain-containing protein → MDLPSSPSTPPAPTSKLAVSSFALGLLGFCTGVSAPFGLILGVLAHRKISQSEGRMKGSGLATSGIIASCLALGFMLLVLPAVIKAKELADQINCVNNLSYLRRSIEGYAANHEGRFPQATNWCDVMEPYVGSNNFFMCPAKSKLRCGYAYNSNLSGKVRNEVDAQTVMLFESDGGWNFSGGSAQMVTNRHHGTVVSTVDGSVRWVQSSELGTLRWNP, encoded by the coding sequence GTGGATTTACCCTCATCACCATCAACGCCTCCTGCCCCGACAAGCAAGCTGGCAGTTAGTTCCTTTGCTCTCGGTCTTCTTGGCTTTTGCACCGGCGTTAGCGCTCCTTTCGGTCTGATACTTGGAGTCCTTGCTCACCGCAAGATCAGTCAGAGTGAAGGCAGAATGAAAGGCTCAGGACTAGCTACGAGTGGCATCATTGCTTCGTGCCTGGCTCTAGGATTTATGCTGCTGGTTCTGCCTGCGGTTATAAAAGCAAAAGAACTGGCTGACCAAATTAATTGCGTAAACAATCTGAGTTATTTACGCCGTTCGATAGAAGGATATGCCGCCAATCATGAAGGCAGATTTCCTCAAGCCACGAATTGGTGCGATGTCATGGAGCCTTACGTCGGAAGCAACAACTTCTTCATGTGCCCGGCCAAATCGAAGCTTCGCTGTGGCTATGCTTATAATTCAAATCTAAGCGGAAAAGTCAGGAACGAAGTGGATGCTCAAACCGTCATGCTCTTTGAAAGCGACGGCGGTTGGAACTTCTCAGGCGGTTCAGCCCAAATGGTTACAAACCGCCATCACGGCACAGTTGTTTCGACTGTCGATGGTTCTGTCCGGTGGGTCCAGTCCTCTGAACTCGGCACCCTCCGCTGGAATCCCTGA
- a CDS encoding DUF4190 domain-containing protein, which translates to MYKVLGNDGKEYGPVSAEQLRQWIAQGRAVANTKLQPEGSTEWKSLSEIPEFSTAFVSAPPPSDPQPQLSGPAKTSGLAIASVICGALGLVTCITSPIGLILGISARNQIKKSDGQIKGSGLATTGIILSCVTFAIVILAFLLPALAMAKQKAQAISCIGNMHQLGIAAHLYAGSNHDKFPTSKNWSDLLAPSVGNPKAFVCPLHPTHRSSYAFNAKVGGKKQNEVAPETVLFFESDAGWNSSGGPDDLSLTRHDSRIIVCFADGSVQRLPASKLDTLRWDP; encoded by the coding sequence ATGTATAAAGTGCTCGGAAACGATGGCAAGGAATACGGTCCCGTCAGTGCCGAACAATTGCGCCAATGGATTGCTCAGGGTCGGGCGGTCGCCAATACCAAGTTACAACCCGAAGGCTCAACAGAATGGAAATCGCTTTCTGAAATTCCGGAGTTTTCAACCGCATTTGTGTCTGCACCGCCTCCTTCTGACCCACAACCTCAGCTCTCGGGACCCGCCAAAACCAGTGGCTTGGCAATCGCCTCGGTGATCTGCGGTGCCTTGGGTCTAGTTACCTGCATCACTTCCCCCATCGGCCTAATCCTTGGCATCAGCGCTCGGAATCAGATCAAAAAAAGCGACGGACAAATCAAGGGCTCAGGGTTGGCCACCACAGGCATCATTCTTTCCTGTGTTACTTTTGCGATCGTTATTCTGGCATTCTTGTTGCCCGCACTCGCCATGGCCAAACAAAAGGCGCAGGCAATCAGTTGCATTGGCAACATGCATCAACTTGGCATCGCTGCTCATCTTTATGCAGGAAGCAACCACGACAAATTTCCCACATCGAAAAACTGGTCCGACCTGCTTGCCCCATCCGTTGGAAACCCCAAAGCCTTCGTATGCCCCCTGCATCCAACCCACCGCTCCAGTTATGCCTTCAATGCAAAGGTTGGCGGAAAAAAGCAAAACGAGGTAGCACCGGAGACCGTATTATTTTTTGAGAGCGATGCAGGATGGAATTCATCCGGCGGCCCCGACGACCTCTCGCTCACGCGCCACGACTCCCGCATAATCGTTTGCTTCGCCGACGGCTCAGTCCAACGCTTGCCCGCCTCTAAGCTCGATACTCTGCGCTGGGATCCTTGA
- a CDS encoding DUF4190 domain-containing protein yields the protein MYKVLGNDGKEYGPVSAEQLRQWIAQGRAVANTKVQPEGSTEWKLLSELPEFSGAFSAPPPPSAQPATPRFIATGPTERSGLAVASVICGALGLVTCITSPIGLILGIMAQNQIKKSEGRVTGSGLATTGIVLSCVTFAFFGLAVMAGLLLPALAKAKEKAQMINCVNNMKQLGLAARMYAGDNHDKFPLSNNWSDLLSPMADAKAFVCPVNKNHRSSYAFNAKLSEKNQKEVNPQTVLFFESDDDWNASGGPENLTHSRHGSYLVICFADGSVQRMSASRLNTLRWDP from the coding sequence ATGTATAAAGTGCTCGGAAACGATGGCAAGGAATACGGCCCGGTTAGTGCCGAACAATTGCGCCAATGGATTGCTCAGGGTCGGGCAGTTGCCAATACCAAGGTACAACCGGAAGGCTCAACCGAATGGAAGTTGCTTTCTGAACTTCCAGAGTTTTCGGGTGCATTCTCTGCTCCTCCTCCTCCATCGGCACAACCTGCCACGCCACGATTTATCGCCACGGGTCCAACCGAACGAAGTGGCTTGGCCGTCGCTTCCGTGATTTGCGGTGCCCTGGGTTTGGTTACCTGCATCACCTCGCCGATAGGACTGATCCTCGGCATCATGGCGCAGAATCAGATCAAAAAAAGCGAGGGGCGAGTCACAGGCTCCGGACTGGCGACCACTGGCATTGTTCTTTCCTGCGTTACTTTCGCCTTTTTTGGACTTGCTGTCATGGCTGGCTTGCTGCTGCCAGCACTTGCCAAAGCCAAAGAAAAGGCACAGATGATCAACTGCGTTAACAACATGAAACAGCTTGGCCTCGCGGCCCGGATGTACGCTGGCGATAACCACGACAAATTTCCCCTCTCAAATAACTGGAGCGATCTCCTCAGCCCTATGGCAGATGCCAAAGCGTTCGTCTGCCCGGTCAACAAGAACCACCGCTCCAGCTACGCCTTCAACGCAAAATTAAGCGAGAAAAACCAGAAGGAGGTAAACCCGCAGACGGTTTTGTTCTTCGAGAGCGATGACGACTGGAACGCTTCCGGCGGTCCTGAAAATCTGACCCACTCCCGACATGGCTCCTACCTGGTCATTTGCTTCGCCGACGGCTCGGTCCAACGCATGTCCGCCTCCAGGCTCAATACTCTGCGCTGGGATCCATAA
- the trpD gene encoding anthranilate phosphoribosyltransferase produces the protein MLKSLNQQLAQAVHLTDEQVRIAVGQLLDESIPADLKADFLCHLAAKIETPEEIAAFARELRAKSIQPPIDAETRSREILDVCGTGGDRLNTFNISTTVAIICAAAGVAVAKHGNRAITSQSGSADVLEALGIRVELTPAEAAQSLREHNFAFFFAPNYHPAFKHISAARKLCAQRGQRTIFNFVGPLLNPARPSAQLIGVSRPELCETLAHVLQSLGVRRGMVVSGQVGTAWLDELSTLGENIIAEFYQDRGFTTSSISPNHFPLQPATLADLAGSDRQANAEIVRRLLRNEDRGPKRDAILLNAGASLFVANRTKSLLEGWELADNLITSGQAFAKLQALAATGN, from the coding sequence GTGCTGAAATCTTTGAACCAGCAACTCGCGCAGGCCGTTCATCTTACCGATGAACAGGTCCGTATTGCCGTTGGCCAGCTTCTCGATGAATCCATCCCGGCCGATTTGAAAGCCGATTTCCTCTGCCATCTCGCCGCTAAAATCGAAACTCCCGAGGAAATCGCCGCCTTTGCCCGCGAATTGCGAGCCAAATCCATTCAGCCTCCCATCGATGCCGAAACCCGCTCCCGCGAAATCCTGGATGTTTGCGGCACTGGCGGGGACAGACTCAATACCTTCAACATCTCCACGACCGTTGCCATCATTTGTGCCGCCGCCGGAGTCGCCGTCGCCAAGCACGGTAACCGCGCCATCACCTCCCAATCCGGCAGCGCCGATGTCCTGGAAGCCCTCGGCATCCGCGTCGAACTGACTCCTGCCGAAGCCGCCCAATCCTTGCGCGAACACAATTTCGCCTTTTTCTTTGCTCCGAACTATCATCCGGCTTTCAAACACATCAGTGCCGCGCGCAAACTTTGCGCCCAACGCGGTCAGCGCACCATATTCAACTTCGTTGGCCCGCTCCTGAATCCAGCACGTCCTTCGGCTCAGCTCATCGGCGTATCACGGCCGGAGCTCTGTGAAACTCTCGCCCACGTTTTGCAATCTCTCGGCGTCCGTCGCGGCATGGTTGTCAGTGGCCAGGTCGGGACTGCGTGGCTCGATGAACTCTCCACCCTGGGAGAAAACATCATTGCCGAGTTTTACCAGGACCGTGGCTTTACCACCTCCTCCATCTCCCCAAACCATTTCCCCTTGCAACCCGCCACGCTCGCCGATCTGGCCGGCAGTGATCGTCAGGCCAATGCGGAAATTGTCCGGCGCCTGCTCCGCAACGAAGACCGCGGCCCCAAACGCGACGCCATCCTCCTCAACGCTGGCGCTTCCCTGTTCGTCGCCAATAGAACCAAATCTCTCCTCGAAGGTTGGGAATTGGCCGATAATTTGATCACCAGCGGCCAGGCGTTTGCCAAATTACAAGCACTGGCTGCCACTGGCAATTGA
- a CDS encoding response regulator, producing MPKTILLVEDFEDDAILFKLALNQAGVVNSIITVATTEEAISYLLGDGPYADRTAHPLPTVICVDLKLNGRDGLHLLGWLNIFPQFNETLVIVLSGYHELKEVRAAYGMGADSFLSKPIHPKDVENLIRAYPQYWDFKRVDHL from the coding sequence ATGCCCAAGACCATCTTGCTCGTTGAAGACTTTGAAGATGATGCGATCCTCTTCAAGCTGGCTTTGAATCAGGCCGGTGTAGTTAATTCCATTATCACGGTCGCCACCACCGAGGAAGCCATTTCCTATCTGCTGGGAGATGGCCCGTACGCTGACCGCACCGCGCACCCTCTTCCTACGGTTATTTGTGTTGATCTAAAATTGAACGGTAGAGATGGTTTGCATCTCCTTGGCTGGCTGAACATTTTCCCGCAGTTCAATGAAACCCTGGTAATCGTTCTCAGTGGTTATCATGAACTGAAGGAAGTTCGCGCCGCCTATGGCATGGGTGCCGATTCCTTCCTCAGCAAGCCCATCCATCCGAAGGACGTTGAGAATCTCATCCGCGCCTACCCTCAGTATTGGGACTTCAAACGAGTGGACCATCTATAG
- a CDS encoding efflux RND transporter periplasmic adaptor subunit has protein sequence MLKRDSVFSLVTLLVVIVLLAVAAGTGIWIWKNQGEKEPEFRTAQVTKGDLIQAVTATGQLNPVTNVQVGSQISGIIDKLYADFNTTVTNGQLIAQIDPATYKAALMQSQGDLANAKATLELAQVEAKRAEELSKNRLISQSDYDKAVATLHQSEANVQIKDAAVVRSKVDLDRTTIFSPIDGIVISRNVDIGQTVAASLSAPTLYVIANDLSKMQIDAVVSEADIGGIETNQTVNFTVDAFPTRNFHGTVWQVRNSPITNQNVISYDTVIGVDNKDQKLKPGMTANVSIVAAQRNETLKIPNGALRFRPQETGETKKPAVSPVLSNAVAQASGGVTAPEGGTPGQARPDGANGGNGRPGGGGRRSAGQTGHAKGEHGSPIRTVYVLAQNENGKGQAPKPIQIKIGISDGVNTEVLEGLKEGDQVIVGQLVVGAAPAAAAPSNPFGGGGMRRF, from the coding sequence ATGTTGAAAAGAGATTCGGTTTTTAGTCTGGTCACCCTATTGGTGGTGATTGTGCTGTTGGCAGTGGCGGCGGGCACAGGTATTTGGATTTGGAAGAATCAGGGAGAGAAAGAGCCGGAATTTCGGACGGCGCAAGTTACCAAAGGCGATTTGATCCAGGCGGTGACCGCGACGGGACAGCTGAATCCAGTGACAAATGTGCAGGTGGGCAGCCAGATTTCAGGTATCATCGATAAATTATATGCGGATTTTAATACCACGGTAACGAACGGGCAATTGATCGCGCAAATTGATCCAGCAACCTACAAAGCTGCCTTGATGCAATCTCAAGGGGATTTGGCGAATGCGAAGGCGACTTTGGAGCTCGCCCAGGTGGAAGCCAAGCGCGCCGAGGAACTTTCCAAGAACAGGCTGATATCCCAGTCGGATTACGACAAGGCGGTTGCCACGTTGCATCAATCCGAAGCCAACGTGCAGATCAAAGATGCGGCGGTGGTAAGATCGAAGGTGGACCTGGATCGCACGACGATTTTTTCACCAATTGATGGGATTGTCATTTCCCGGAATGTGGACATCGGGCAGACCGTCGCCGCGAGCTTGAGTGCGCCAACCCTTTATGTCATCGCCAATGATTTGAGCAAGATGCAGATTGATGCTGTGGTGTCAGAGGCGGATATTGGCGGGATTGAGACCAATCAAACGGTGAACTTTACGGTGGATGCCTTTCCGACGCGAAATTTTCATGGAACAGTCTGGCAGGTGAGAAATTCTCCGATCACCAACCAAAACGTCATCAGTTATGATACCGTGATTGGAGTGGACAACAAGGATCAAAAGCTTAAGCCGGGCATGACGGCCAACGTATCCATTGTGGCCGCCCAACGGAACGAGACGCTGAAAATACCGAATGGCGCCTTGCGCTTCCGACCACAGGAGACTGGCGAGACGAAGAAGCCGGCGGTTTCGCCAGTGCTAAGCAATGCCGTGGCGCAAGCGAGCGGCGGTGTGACGGCGCCCGAAGGTGGCACCCCCGGGCAGGCCCGTCCGGATGGGGCTAATGGTGGTAACGGACGGCCCGGCGGCGGTGGAAGACGAAGTGCCGGCCAGACAGGGCACGCCAAAGGGGAACATGGTTCGCCGATTCGCACGGTTTATGTGCTCGCCCAAAATGAGAATGGCAAAGGACAGGCACCGAAACCAATCCAGATCAAAATTGGCATCAGCGATGGTGTCAATACAGAGGTGCTGGAAGGTTTGAAAGAGGGTGATCAGGTGATTGTCGGCCAGCTTGTAGTGGGGGCGGCGCCAGCAGCGGCGGCCCCATCCAATCCATTCGGCGGCGGTGGCATGCGTCGTTTTTAA
- a CDS encoding ABC transporter ATP-binding protein produces the protein MADISNKPMSSIIQLEHIDKVYHTGEVNVHAVKDVSLQIGKGEFVAIMGASGSGKSTMMNMLGCLDRPTRGRYMLDGVDASVLDRDQLATIRNEKIGFVFQGFNLLSRTSALENVELPMMYTRKPGFAHEQRRRALEALEIVGLGARADHHPNQLSGGQQQRVAIARALVNQPAMILADEPTGNLDTQTSMEIMGVFQNLNDKGITIIMVTHELDIASYTKRNVIMRDGRIVSDAPVANRLIATEELRKLTEAQQAVQLAP, from the coding sequence ATGGCTGACATTTCGAACAAGCCCATGAGTTCCATCATCCAGCTTGAGCATATCGACAAGGTTTACCACACCGGTGAGGTGAATGTGCACGCGGTGAAAGATGTGTCGTTGCAAATTGGGAAGGGCGAGTTTGTGGCGATAATGGGCGCGAGTGGATCCGGGAAATCGACCATGATGAACATGCTGGGCTGCCTGGATCGGCCGACGCGGGGACGTTACATGCTCGATGGAGTGGATGCTTCAGTGTTGGATCGGGATCAACTGGCAACGATCCGAAACGAGAAAATTGGATTTGTATTCCAGGGATTTAATTTGTTATCGCGCACCTCGGCCTTGGAAAACGTGGAATTGCCGATGATGTACACGCGCAAGCCAGGCTTCGCGCATGAGCAGCGGCGGCGCGCGTTGGAAGCACTGGAGATTGTGGGTTTGGGAGCGCGAGCGGATCATCATCCGAACCAACTATCCGGCGGGCAACAACAGCGCGTGGCAATAGCGCGGGCCTTGGTGAACCAACCCGCCATGATACTGGCGGATGAACCAACGGGGAATCTGGATACGCAGACGAGCATGGAGATCATGGGGGTGTTCCAGAATCTCAATGACAAGGGCATTACCATCATCATGGTGACGCATGAACTGGATATTGCGAGTTACACCAAACGGAACGTGATTATGCGGGATGGCAGAATTGTGAGTGATGCGCCGGTGGCGAACCGGTTGATCGCCACCGAGGAGTTGCGCAAATTAACGGAAGCCCAACAGGCAGTTCAATTGGCACCATGA
- a CDS encoding ABC transporter permease, protein MKILATLKIAARALKRNKLRTILTMLGMIIGVGAVIATVSLGNGAKAQVEGQIASLGQNVVLIFSGSFTRGGVHSGWGGAGTLSVEDALSIEREVPGVTLVSPELRSGSQVAAGNQNWGTNIQGEGQDYLDIRQWPLAEGSMFSEQDVRGAGKVAVIGQTVAKQLFPDGNVIGQIIRIKNVPFIVVGALVPKGLSVMGQDQDDVVIVPYTSAMRRLFGATMLRGITVQASSPKMLSSVQQEITFLLRQRHRIQAGRDDDFTVRTQQEIAEMAANASQTMRWLLAAVALVSLLVGGIGIMNIMLVSVTERTREIGIRMAVGAHGRDILLQFLVEAITLSLLGGVLGILCGTGGSKLVAAKLGWAALTPMNWVGIAFFISALIGIFFGFYPAWKASKLDPIDALRYE, encoded by the coding sequence ATGAAAATTTTAGCCACGTTAAAAATTGCGGCCCGAGCTTTGAAGCGAAACAAGCTGCGCACCATCCTGACCATGTTGGGAATGATCATCGGTGTGGGCGCGGTGATTGCGACGGTGAGCTTGGGGAATGGAGCGAAAGCGCAGGTGGAGGGCCAGATCGCAAGCCTGGGGCAGAATGTGGTGTTGATTTTTTCCGGCAGTTTTACCCGTGGCGGTGTGCACTCGGGATGGGGAGGTGCAGGAACCCTTTCGGTCGAGGATGCCCTGTCAATTGAACGCGAGGTGCCCGGCGTTACGCTGGTCAGTCCGGAACTGCGTTCGGGTTCGCAGGTAGCTGCGGGAAATCAAAATTGGGGCACAAACATTCAGGGAGAGGGGCAGGATTATTTGGACATCCGGCAATGGCCACTGGCGGAAGGTAGCATGTTCTCGGAACAGGATGTGCGGGGGGCGGGCAAGGTGGCTGTCATTGGCCAGACCGTGGCCAAGCAATTGTTTCCGGATGGAAATGTGATCGGCCAAATTATTCGCATCAAGAATGTGCCGTTCATAGTGGTGGGAGCACTGGTGCCCAAAGGGCTTTCCGTAATGGGACAGGACCAGGACGATGTGGTCATTGTTCCTTATACGAGCGCAATGAGGCGATTATTTGGCGCGACCATGCTGCGAGGCATCACAGTTCAGGCATCGAGTCCGAAGATGTTGAGTTCCGTGCAACAGGAAATCACCTTCTTATTGCGGCAGAGACATCGTATTCAAGCCGGGCGAGACGACGATTTCACGGTGAGGACGCAGCAGGAGATCGCGGAAATGGCGGCCAATGCGTCGCAGACCATGAGATGGTTATTGGCAGCGGTGGCATTGGTTTCCCTTTTGGTGGGCGGGATTGGAATCATGAACATCATGCTGGTGAGTGTTACCGAGCGCACACGGGAGATTGGCATCCGGATGGCTGTAGGAGCGCACGGACGGGATATTCTTCTGCAATTTTTGGTCGAGGCGATCACTTTGAGCCTGCTGGGCGGGGTATTGGGAATCTTATGCGGGACGGGCGGTTCCAAGTTGGTGGCGGCCAAGCTGGGCTGGGCGGCGCTGACCCCGATGAATTGGGTGGGAATTGCTTTTTTTATCAGTGCGTTGATTGGGATTTTCTTCGGATTTTATCCCGCCTGGAAAGCATCCAAGCTCGATCCCATTGATGCCCTGAGGTACGAATAA
- a CDS encoding RNA polymerase sigma factor — protein sequence MPETGFDMPACLERVRRRDEEAARMLFQELYPLVIKLVRSHLPRRTGEEDLVQMVFMKIFTHLDQYAGKVPFQHWVSRIAVNTCIKVLRAEKVRPEVRWADLGEDEGHVLDLLASTQEELNPDQSLASRELAEKLMALLNPEDRLVMNLLTMEGRSIEEVKQITGWNESVIKVRAFRARNKLRKHFKQLMREERR from the coding sequence ATGCCTGAGACCGGGTTTGACATGCCTGCCTGCCTGGAGCGAGTCCGCCGGCGGGATGAAGAGGCTGCACGCATGCTCTTCCAGGAACTTTATCCGCTGGTCATCAAGCTGGTTCGATCGCATTTGCCGCGACGGACAGGCGAAGAAGACCTGGTGCAAATGGTGTTTATGAAGATTTTTACGCACCTCGATCAGTATGCAGGCAAGGTGCCATTCCAACACTGGGTGTCCCGAATCGCGGTGAACACGTGCATCAAGGTTTTGCGGGCGGAGAAGGTGCGGCCTGAGGTTCGATGGGCCGATTTGGGCGAAGATGAGGGGCATGTGCTGGATTTGCTGGCGTCCACGCAGGAAGAGTTGAATCCGGATCAGAGCCTGGCCTCCCGGGAATTGGCGGAAAAATTGATGGCCTTGTTGAATCCCGAAGACCGGTTGGTCATGAATTTGCTCACGATGGAAGGGCGTTCGATCGAAGAAGTGAAGCAGATTACGGGCTGGAATGAATCGGTGATAAAAGTTCGCGCTTTTCGCGCGCGCAATAAATTGAGAAAACATTTTAAACAACTCATGAGAGAGGAAAGGCGATGA
- a CDS encoding L-threonylcarbamoyladenylate synthase, with the protein MIKMEYGQALAVTCIQSETPPITASLLESKRLQCDRNSRNLKDGLKNPEASAEILPTHTAALFQKAVKRAAELLRAGELVALPTETVYGLAANALDAAAVGRIFEAKGRPAHNPIIVHVADIEMARACVSEWPVQAEKLARAFWPGPLTLVLPRAESIPDIVTAGGSTVGLRWPSHPFIQAVIRECGFPLAAPSANPSNQISPTNAEHVSKGLGTRIKLIVDGGQSQVGIESTVLDISVSPARVLRPGMIREEALQAALPAETVLSQTSKKGTKAEIIKSPGQLKKHYSPKARLEILSWENEPDFLSQIARRKIAAEKIQVIAHTVIPSAGRFGGVSVIPHDAEAFARAIYAELHRCDEAGAELIIVEALPESSEWQAIADRLKRAAT; encoded by the coding sequence ATGATAAAGATGGAATACGGTCAGGCTCTCGCGGTGACTTGCATCCAGTCGGAAACGCCCCCCATAACTGCATCCCTTTTGGAGAGCAAAAGATTGCAGTGCGACCGAAATTCTCGCAATCTCAAGGACGGTTTGAAGAATCCAGAAGCGAGCGCAGAGATTTTGCCCACGCATACCGCTGCTTTGTTCCAGAAGGCAGTGAAGCGGGCGGCGGAGCTTTTGCGGGCCGGCGAGTTGGTGGCGCTGCCTACAGAAACGGTTTACGGACTTGCGGCCAATGCACTCGACGCGGCAGCCGTGGGGCGGATTTTTGAAGCCAAGGGACGGCCAGCGCACAATCCAATTATTGTTCATGTGGCCGATATCGAAATGGCAAGAGCCTGTGTTTCCGAATGGCCGGTGCAGGCTGAGAAACTGGCCCGTGCGTTTTGGCCGGGACCACTCACTCTCGTTCTTCCCCGGGCTGAAAGTATTCCGGATATCGTGACCGCCGGAGGCTCCACGGTTGGTCTGCGCTGGCCCAGTCATCCTTTTATCCAGGCGGTGATTCGCGAGTGTGGTTTTCCTTTGGCAGCCCCCAGCGCCAATCCTTCCAACCAAATTTCGCCCACCAATGCAGAACATGTGAGCAAAGGGCTTGGAACCAGGATCAAGTTGATTGTGGATGGGGGACAATCCCAGGTGGGCATTGAATCCACTGTGTTGGATATATCCGTCAGCCCGGCGAGGGTGTTGCGCCCCGGAATGATTCGTGAGGAAGCATTGCAGGCAGCTTTGCCGGCTGAAACCGTGCTATCACAAACCAGTAAAAAAGGGACAAAGGCTGAAATCATTAAGAGTCCCGGCCAGTTAAAAAAGCATTATTCGCCCAAGGCCAGGCTGGAAATTTTATCCTGGGAGAATGAGCCGGATTTTCTCTCACAAATTGCGCGGCGCAAAATCGCGGCCGAGAAAATTCAGGTGATTGCCCACACAGTAATTCCTTCTGCCGGAAGGTTTGGCGGCGTGAGTGTCATTCCGCACGATGCGGAGGCATTTGCGCGCGCGATTTATGCCGAGTTGCACCGATGCGATGAAGCGGGTGCCGAGTTAATTATTGTGGAAGCTTTGCCGGAATCCAGTGAATGGCAGGCTATTGCGGACCGTCTGAAGAGAGCAGCAACCTAA